One genomic region from Sphingobacterium multivorum encodes:
- the hutI gene encoding imidazolonepropionase: MSNMPVNGALHDKQLVIIKDGGILIAGNDIMEVADFEGLQLQWGKQVALVHVEEDQVALPGFIDCHTHIAFAGNRANDFALRNAGSSYLEIAAAGGGIWSTVSHTRDCDAAELIDLTIQRANFLLRQGITTIEVKSGYGLNVEEELKILRVIQESDRRTASDLVPTCLAAHMLPRDFSGSAKDYLHRITTDLFPLLKSEGLSNRVDAFIEKTAFQGEDIVAYLQKAKAMGFDLTIHADQFTTSGSQIAVELGAQSADHLEASTAIEIDLIAHSDTVAVALPAASIGLGCGFTPARKLLDAGACLAIGSDWNPGSAPMGQLLTSASILATAEKLTNAELLAALTYRAAKALNLSDRGVLGKGMKADFTIFKTANYQDISYYQGSLQPTAVWKNGQEVFSL, translated from the coding sequence ATGTCAAATATGCCCGTTAATGGGGCGCTCCATGATAAACAATTAGTTATTATTAAAGATGGAGGTATTTTAATAGCAGGTAACGATATCATGGAAGTGGCGGACTTTGAGGGATTACAACTGCAATGGGGAAAGCAAGTGGCACTTGTACATGTAGAGGAAGATCAGGTCGCCTTGCCAGGCTTTATTGATTGCCATACGCATATTGCTTTTGCCGGTAATCGAGCGAATGATTTCGCCCTTCGAAATGCAGGCTCAAGCTACCTGGAGATTGCGGCAGCTGGGGGAGGGATTTGGAGCACGGTATCACACACAAGGGATTGTGATGCAGCAGAATTGATTGATCTCACGATCCAGCGTGCAAATTTTCTGTTAAGGCAAGGAATCACAACAATTGAAGTTAAAAGCGGTTACGGTCTTAATGTTGAAGAAGAGCTGAAGATATTACGTGTCATTCAGGAGTCGGATCGTCGTACGGCATCAGACCTTGTTCCAACTTGTTTGGCGGCACATATGCTCCCGCGAGACTTCAGCGGATCGGCAAAGGATTATCTTCATCGAATTACAACAGATCTTTTTCCGCTATTGAAATCAGAAGGGCTGTCAAACCGGGTTGACGCATTTATAGAAAAAACAGCGTTTCAAGGGGAAGACATTGTGGCATATTTACAAAAAGCAAAAGCGATGGGTTTTGACCTGACTATTCATGCCGATCAGTTCACAACTTCGGGAAGTCAGATTGCAGTTGAACTCGGTGCTCAATCTGCGGATCATCTTGAGGCATCAACAGCAATTGAAATTGACCTTATTGCCCATTCAGATACTGTTGCGGTGGCGCTACCTGCGGCTTCCATCGGACTTGGATGTGGTTTTACGCCAGCTAGAAAGCTGTTGGATGCAGGTGCATGTTTGGCCATAGGAAGTGATTGGAATCCGGGTTCTGCACCCATGGGACAATTATTGACGAGTGCGAGTATTTTGGCAACAGCAGAGAAGTTGACGAACGCTGAGTTGCTTGCTGCATTAACCTACCGTGCCGCCAAAGCTTTAAACCTGTCGGATCGCGGCGTGTTAGGCAAGGGCATGAAAGCAGATTTTACTATATTTAAAACAGCTAATTATCAGGATATTTCTTACTACCAAGGAAGCTTGCAACCTACAGCAGTATGGAAAAATGGTCAGGAAGTATTCTCACTATAA
- the hutH gene encoding histidine ammonia-lyase, translating to MEKFLYGSGQLTCSIALAIVKGTVTGEISPEVKNKIEQSASYVRKIVERGEIVYGINTGFGPLCTTLIDANQTQLLQENILKSHAVGMGEPIANDLAKLMLILKVHALSQGFSGVQYATIERIIWHIENHIIPVVPKQGSVGASGDLAPLSHLFLPLIGLGKVNVEGEIMETATVLEKYGMAPVHLGAKEGLALINGTQFMAAHAVMAVAELNRVLQNADIIATLMIEGLNGSIKPFFTELHQLRPHAGNRYVAASIFNMLHGSAILESHKDCSRVQDPYSLRCIPQVHGASRNAWLHLKETIEIEINAVTDNPVIINDELTISGGSFHGQSIALPLDYATLAASEIGNISDRRVYLSLEGQTNGVPKLLMKSTGLNSGFMILQYSTAAIASENKGLCFPASADSIPTSLGQEDHVSMGSISGRKLLQVIDNVDKILSIELLCAAQAKDYHQPLKSTAALEAIHARIRQSIPHIESDQPMEELLTEALKLVKSGELITLHRQYATGEIAADLKQRFEEF from the coding sequence ATGGAAAAATTTTTATACGGCAGTGGGCAGCTAACATGCTCCATAGCCTTAGCCATAGTAAAAGGAACGGTTACGGGGGAAATATCACCCGAAGTCAAGAATAAGATCGAGCAGAGCGCCAGTTATGTCCGTAAAATAGTCGAGCGTGGTGAGATTGTCTATGGGATTAATACCGGTTTTGGTCCCTTGTGTACCACACTTATTGACGCAAATCAAACGCAACTGTTACAGGAAAATATTCTGAAAAGTCATGCCGTCGGTATGGGCGAACCTATCGCCAATGATTTGGCCAAATTGATGCTTATTCTTAAAGTTCACGCGCTTTCTCAAGGATTTTCGGGTGTTCAGTATGCGACAATTGAACGGATTATTTGGCATATCGAAAACCATATCATTCCTGTGGTACCTAAGCAAGGCTCTGTCGGCGCATCGGGTGATTTGGCGCCATTGTCACATTTATTTTTACCCTTGATTGGCTTAGGAAAAGTCAACGTAGAAGGGGAAATTATGGAAACAGCTACCGTTTTGGAAAAATATGGTATGGCTCCGGTACACTTGGGCGCAAAAGAAGGTCTGGCTTTGATCAATGGAACTCAATTTATGGCAGCCCATGCTGTGATGGCTGTTGCTGAGTTAAATCGTGTACTTCAGAATGCTGATATTATTGCGACCTTAATGATTGAAGGTTTAAATGGCTCAATAAAACCATTTTTTACTGAATTACATCAATTACGCCCGCATGCCGGAAACCGTTATGTTGCTGCAAGCATTTTTAACATGCTTCATGGCTCAGCCATTTTGGAAAGCCACAAAGACTGTTCCCGCGTACAAGATCCTTATTCTTTGCGCTGTATCCCTCAAGTCCACGGAGCATCACGCAATGCTTGGCTTCATTTGAAGGAGACCATAGAAATCGAAATAAATGCAGTGACCGATAATCCTGTGATCATTAATGACGAACTAACCATTAGTGGCGGTAGCTTTCACGGACAGTCAATCGCTTTGCCTTTGGATTATGCCACACTTGCTGCATCGGAAATCGGCAATATTTCGGATCGAAGGGTTTACTTGTCTTTAGAAGGTCAAACCAACGGTGTCCCAAAATTGTTAATGAAATCAACCGGTCTCAATTCAGGATTTATGATCTTACAATATAGCACAGCCGCGATTGCAAGTGAGAATAAAGGGCTTTGTTTTCCTGCAAGTGCAGATAGTATTCCTACCTCTTTAGGCCAAGAGGACCATGTCAGTATGGGATCTATTTCCGGCCGAAAATTACTACAGGTCATTGACAATGTTGATAAAATATTAAGCATTGAACTGTTATGTGCGGCACAGGCAAAGGATTATCATCAGCCATTAAAATCGACTGCAGCATTGGAAGCTATTCATGCGAGAATTCGTCAGTCCATTCCGCATATCGAATCCGATCAACCGATGGAAGAGCTGTTGACTGAAGCATTAAAGCTCGTAAAATCGGGCGAACTGATCACATTGCATCGTCAATATGCGACGGGCGAAATTGCTGCGGATTTGAAACAAAGATTTGAAGAGTTTTAG
- a CDS encoding LysR family transcriptional regulator: MNYQIELRHLLYFKVLAEELHFRRAAEKLFIAQPGLSRQIKQLEESYGVALFERNKRNVQMTEAGIYLFEEVKELFRHLDQIETQLQSFANGKISTLKLGFIGSAVQTILPELLLNLKQQQPDIELALHELANETQLDLLEKKELDLGFVRLSETPPGLCSLPIHTEHFSLVLPNDHPLLNSPKASLDALKDESFILFSKNYSHSYYDLVMSIFSDHKFIPKVTLRTVNALTIFNMVAQGLGVAIVPSSLKNGYHVDVTFLELNGLPQRTTLSLVWNAQNRNPGIPLVTQIITSQVKNGYNTA; this comes from the coding sequence ATGAATTATCAAATAGAACTAAGACACTTACTGTATTTTAAAGTATTGGCAGAAGAGCTGCATTTTAGAAGGGCTGCCGAAAAATTGTTTATTGCGCAGCCGGGCTTGAGCAGACAAATTAAGCAGCTGGAGGAATCCTATGGCGTAGCACTTTTTGAGCGTAATAAGCGAAATGTTCAAATGACGGAAGCTGGGATCTATCTCTTTGAGGAGGTGAAAGAACTCTTTAGGCACTTGGATCAGATTGAAACTCAACTTCAAAGCTTTGCCAATGGTAAAATAAGTACCTTAAAGCTGGGGTTTATTGGGTCGGCTGTTCAGACCATCCTGCCGGAACTACTGCTCAATTTAAAACAGCAGCAGCCAGATATTGAGTTAGCACTTCACGAACTAGCGAATGAAACCCAGCTGGATCTGCTGGAGAAAAAAGAATTGGACTTAGGCTTTGTTCGTCTTTCGGAAACGCCACCTGGCTTATGTAGCCTGCCTATACATACCGAGCATTTTAGTCTCGTTTTACCTAACGATCATCCCCTATTGAATTCGCCGAAAGCAAGTCTTGACGCCTTAAAAGATGAATCATTTATCTTATTTTCCAAAAACTATAGCCACTCTTATTATGATCTCGTCATGAGTATCTTTAGTGATCATAAGTTTATCCCCAAAGTTACTTTGCGCACTGTGAATGCTTTGACCATTTTCAATATGGTTGCTCAGGGATTGGGTGTTGCCATTGTTCCTTCGTCTTTAAAGAACGGATACCATGTTGATGTCACCTTCCTTGAATTGAACGGTTTACCGCAACGAACAACGCTCTCTCTAGTTTGGAATGCACAAAATCGCAACCCGGGTATTCCATTGGTC